The following coding sequences lie in one Spinacia oleracea cultivar Varoflay chromosome 1, BTI_SOV_V1, whole genome shotgun sequence genomic window:
- the LOC130465444 gene encoding uncharacterized protein, whose translation MVWNVQGVGSKPFVTALKDLVPIYKPNGIALVEPHMGGNQALSIASTLGYSGHTRVDDMGFSGEIRIFWKPDIVTVEPIIKHNQQITIDIKRVGAIPSYFTAIYASPDPMKRRELWNELREFSMTHNKPWLIAGDFNDTSFSSKRSSACYETTGRATRFDGWVEEMDLIEVEFVGALMNLKVITQVHGVCC comes from the coding sequence ATGGTGTGGAACGTTCAAGGTGTGGGTAGTAAACCCTTTGTTACCGCGCTTAAAGACTTAGTACCCATTTACAAGCCCAATGGTATTGCGCTTGTGGAACCACATATGGGGGGAAACCAAGCCCTTTCAATTGCCTCGACTCTAGGCTACTCTGGACATACCCGTGTTGATGATATGGGTTTTAGTGGAGAAATTCGGATTTTCTGGAAACCGGATATTGTCACCGTGGAACCTATCATTAAGCATAATCAACAAATTACTATAGACATTAAGAGAGTTGGAGCAATTCCTTCGTATTTTACAGCTATATATGCGAGTCCTGACCCAATGAAACGTAGAGAGTTATGGAATGAACTACGAGAATTTTCCATGACACATAACAAGCCATGGCTCATTGCGGGAGATTTTAATGATACAAGTTTTTCGTCAAAGAGAAGTAGTGCTTGCTATGAGACAACGGGACGAGCAACGAGATTTGATGGATGGGTGGAGGAGATGGACTTAATAGAAGTTGAATTTGTTGGAGCCTTGATGAATTTAAAAGTGATaacgcaagtgcacggtgtctgttgttag
- the LOC110799758 gene encoding cytosolic sulfotransferase 13-like has product MEATNTKAKEQIEKEFKELKLSLPKAAWFENSAMVLYKSFWCPQYFLKGAITFQNYFEAQDGDIILASLPRTGTTWLKSLLYTIINRDNFSSQFSQHPFHTKNPHDLVLYLEGLDLSTIIVGNQPLPRLFATHLPYLSLSDSIKTSQCRIVYVCRNPLDTFVSLWHFYLQFERNKDIHPNMELMEEYIGKYCKGESPFGPYEDHLLGYWEESNRNPQKVLFLEYEGLKKEPKAHLKSLADFVGCPFSEEEEKQNVIDEIIKLCSLKSLKEMEVNKNGNFSPMVENKTFFRKGEVGDWTTHFTPSMAKQFHQMLRKLNKAGFSFTYYRMNL; this is encoded by the coding sequence ATGGAAGCCACAAATACAAAAGCTAAAGAGCAAATAGAAAAGGAGTTTAAAGAGTTGAAACTCTCCCTCCCAAAAGCAGCATGGTTTGAGAATTCAGCGATGGTATTATATAAGAGTTTTTGGTGCCCACAATACTTCTTAAAGGGTGCGATCACATTCCAAAACTACTTTGAAGCACAAGATGGTGATATCATATTAGCCAGCTTACCTAGAACTGGTACAACATGGTTAAAATCCCTCCTTTATACCATTATTAATCGGGATAACTTTTCTAGCCAATTTTCTCAACATCCTTTCCATACCAAAAACCCTCATGATCTTGTCTTATACTTAGAGGGACTAGATTTATCAACTATTATTGTTGGAAATCAACCCTTACCTCGACTATTTGCTACCCATTTACCATATCTATCATTATCAGACTCAATTAAGACCTCACAATGTCGAATTGTTTATGTTTGTCGAAACCCACTAGACACTTTTGTATCATTGTGGCATTTTTACCTGCAGTTTGAGAGAAACAAGGATATCCACCCAAATATGGAATTGATGGAGGAATACATAGGTAAGTATTGCAAGGGTGAATCCCCTTTTGGCCCATATGAAGATCATTTGTTGGGTTACTGGGAAGAGAGCAATCGAAACCCACAAAAGGTGTTATTTTTAGAATATGAAGGGCTTAAGAAGGAACCAAAAGCTCATTTGAAAAGCTTGGCTGACTTTGTGGGTTGCCCGTTTTCGGAGGAGGAGGAAAAACAAAATGTTATTGATGAGATAATAAAGCTTTGTAGtcttaaaagtttgaaagaAATGGAGGTCAATAAGAATGGTAACTTTAGTCCTATGGTGGAGAACAAGACTTTCTTTAGGAAAGGCGAGGTTGGAGATTGGACCACTCACTTCACTCCTTCAATGGCTAAACAATTTCATCAAATGCTACGAAAACTCAACAAGGCTGGTTTTTCTTTTACATATTATCGAATGAACTTGTAA